A region of Streptomyces sp. NBC_01267 DNA encodes the following proteins:
- a CDS encoding NAD(P)-dependent oxidoreductase — protein MADNTAVAVLGTGIMGAAMARNLCRAGLDVRVWNRTRSKAEPLAGVGARVTSTPGEAVEGADVILTMLYDGAAVLDTMTAAAPSLTPGAVWLQSTTAGTGALAPLTELARTTGLVFVDAPVLGTKAPAESGQLTVLAAGPDSVREAVAPVLDAIGSRTVWVADSGSTGAATRLKLVCNSWVLTLTHGTAEALALSAGLGVDPARFLDAVAGGSLDCGYLRLKADAIRNGDYTPSFSVTTAAKDARLIVEAGRAAGVRMDVAAAGGERFRRAEALGHGGDDMAASYFASFEA, from the coding sequence ATGGCTGACAACACCGCAGTAGCTGTCCTCGGTACGGGCATCATGGGCGCCGCGATGGCCCGCAACCTCTGCCGGGCCGGACTCGACGTGCGGGTCTGGAACCGGACCCGCTCCAAGGCGGAGCCGCTCGCCGGCGTCGGCGCCCGCGTCACCAGCACGCCGGGTGAGGCCGTCGAGGGCGCGGACGTGATCCTCACGATGCTGTACGACGGCGCGGCGGTGCTCGACACGATGACCGCCGCGGCGCCCTCGCTGACCCCCGGGGCGGTCTGGCTCCAGTCCACCACCGCGGGCACCGGCGCACTCGCCCCGCTGACCGAACTGGCCCGCACCACCGGTCTCGTCTTCGTCGACGCGCCGGTCCTCGGTACCAAGGCCCCGGCGGAGAGCGGACAGCTGACGGTTCTGGCGGCCGGTCCCGACTCCGTACGCGAAGCGGTCGCGCCGGTCCTGGACGCGATCGGATCGCGTACGGTCTGGGTCGCCGACAGCGGCAGCACCGGAGCGGCCACCCGCCTCAAACTGGTCTGCAACAGCTGGGTGCTGACCCTCACTCATGGCACGGCCGAGGCGCTCGCGCTGTCGGCGGGCCTAGGGGTGGACCCCGCGCGTTTCCTGGACGCGGTGGCGGGCGGCTCGCTGGACTGCGGATATCTGCGTCTCAAGGCGGACGCGATCCGCAACGGCGACTACACGCCGAGCTTCTCGGTCACGACGGCGGCCAAGGACGCCCGGCTGATCGTCGAGGCGGGACGGGCGGCCGGGGTCCGGATGGACGTGGCGGCGGCGGGCGGCGAACGGTTCCGGCGGGCCGAAGCGCTGGGGCACGGGGGCGACGACATGGCGGCGTCCTACTTCGCCAGCTTCGAGGCGTAG
- a CDS encoding aldose epimerase family protein, protein MNSAQPEPFGRLGDGTPVHRWTFERGGTRVRVLTYGGIVQSVEVPDRAGAVADVVLGFPVLSGYLEHTGPYFGALVGRYANRIAGGVFVLDGRTCRLARNNPPNSLHGGERGFDKRVWDAEAVEHGVRLFRVSPDGEEGFPGRLDVSVTYSLEESGALRIAYRATTDAPTVVSLTNHSYWNLGGQGSGSATGHELRIAASRLTPVDADLIPTGELAPVAGTRFDFRRARQVGPGYDHNFVLDGADAAELYDPVSGRTLSVTTTEPGLQLYTGDHIDDGPYGPGAGIALETQRFPDTPNRPEFPGAVLRPGGAYVSSTVYGFGVR, encoded by the coding sequence ATGAACAGCGCGCAGCCGGAACCCTTCGGCCGTCTCGGTGACGGCACCCCTGTCCACCGGTGGACCTTCGAACGGGGCGGTACGCGGGTGCGGGTGCTGACGTACGGCGGGATCGTGCAGTCGGTCGAGGTGCCCGACCGCGCGGGGGCCGTGGCCGATGTGGTGCTGGGCTTCCCCGTGCTGAGCGGGTACCTGGAGCACACCGGCCCGTATTTCGGGGCGCTGGTCGGGCGGTACGCGAACCGGATCGCGGGTGGTGTCTTCGTGCTCGACGGACGGACCTGCCGGCTGGCCCGCAACAACCCGCCCAACAGCCTGCACGGCGGTGAGCGCGGCTTCGACAAGCGGGTCTGGGACGCCGAGGCCGTGGAGCACGGGGTGCGGCTCTTCCGCGTCAGCCCCGACGGCGAGGAAGGGTTCCCCGGGCGGCTGGACGTCTCGGTGACCTACAGCCTGGAGGAGAGCGGTGCGCTGCGGATCGCGTACCGGGCGACGACCGACGCGCCGACCGTGGTGAGCCTGACGAACCACTCGTACTGGAACCTCGGCGGCCAGGGGTCGGGCAGCGCGACCGGTCACGAGCTGCGGATCGCGGCGTCGCGGCTGACGCCGGTGGACGCGGATCTGATCCCCACCGGGGAGCTGGCGCCGGTGGCGGGGACGCGCTTCGACTTCCGCCGGGCGCGGCAGGTGGGTCCGGGGTACGACCACAACTTCGTGCTCGACGGGGCGGACGCGGCCGAGCTGTACGACCCGGTGTCGGGGCGGACGTTGAGCGTCACGACCACCGAGCCGGGGCTGCAGCTCTACACCGGTGACCACATCGACGACGGTCCGTACGGGCCCGGCGCCGGGATCGCGCTGGAGACCCAGCGCTTCCCCGATACGCCGAACCGGCCGGAGTTCCCCGGTGCGGTGCTCCGGCCGGGCGGTGCGTATGTCTCGTCGACGGTGTACGGGTTCGGGGTGCGGTAG
- a CDS encoding organic hydroperoxide resistance protein, whose product MAIQHIDVAYTAVATAENGRDGRVSSSDGKLDVVVNPPKEMGGSGAGTNPEQLFAAGYSACFQGALGVVARQEKADISGSTVTAAVSIGKTEQGGFGLEVEITAAIPNVDAATAQSLIEKAHQVCPYSNATRGNIKVELAVA is encoded by the coding sequence ATGGCAATCCAGCACATCGACGTCGCGTACACCGCTGTCGCCACCGCGGAGAACGGCCGGGACGGCCGGGTCTCGTCCAGTGACGGCAAGCTCGACGTCGTCGTCAACCCGCCGAAGGAGATGGGCGGAAGCGGCGCGGGCACCAACCCCGAGCAGCTCTTCGCCGCCGGTTACAGCGCCTGCTTCCAGGGTGCGCTCGGCGTCGTCGCCCGGCAGGAGAAGGCCGACATCTCCGGTTCGACCGTGACGGCCGCCGTCTCCATCGGCAAGACCGAGCAGGGTGGCTTCGGCCTGGAGGTCGAGATCACGGCGGCCATTCCGAACGTCGACGCCGCCACCGCGCAGTCGCTGATCGAGAAGGCGCACCAGGTGTGCCCGTACTCGAACGCGACCCGCGGCAACATCAAGGTGGAGCTGGCCGTCGCCTGA
- a CDS encoding SGNH/GDSL hydrolase family protein produces MPDSRRIRRSRGAVAALTAVLLVPLGALTGCDSSDSGNGARSESAHRASPSPSPAWDTRPRSVAAVGDSITRGFDACSVLSDCPRVSWATGTDTAVHSLVSRLGAKESWNDAKTGALMADVPAQIDRAVAHRPELVTIMAGANDACRTSVSHMTPVDEFRTSFETALKRLRTALPESQVYVSSVPDLKRLWSQGRTNPLGKEIWKLGICSSMLRDSDAMDPAAVRRRDTVRDRVIAYNEVLKDVCATDRHCRYDGGAVFDYPFTQAQLSRWDWFHPGRNGQEQLAAIAYRNVTAVRPPA; encoded by the coding sequence ATGCCGGATTCCCGCCGGATCCGCCGCAGTCGCGGCGCCGTAGCCGCTCTGACGGCCGTACTTCTGGTCCCGCTCGGAGCGCTGACGGGCTGTGACTCTTCCGACAGTGGGAACGGCGCCCGGTCCGAGTCCGCGCACCGTGCGTCACCCTCTCCCTCACCCGCCTGGGACACGCGTCCCCGGTCGGTGGCCGCAGTGGGCGATTCGATAACCCGTGGCTTCGACGCGTGTTCGGTGCTGTCCGACTGCCCCCGGGTCTCCTGGGCGACCGGTACGGACACCGCGGTGCACAGCCTCGTCTCCCGGCTCGGTGCGAAGGAGAGCTGGAACGACGCGAAGACCGGCGCGCTGATGGCAGATGTGCCCGCCCAGATCGACAGGGCGGTGGCGCACCGGCCGGAGCTGGTGACGATCATGGCGGGTGCCAATGACGCCTGCCGGACCTCGGTTTCGCACATGACACCGGTGGATGAATTCCGGACTTCGTTTGAGACGGCGCTGAAACGTTTGCGCACCGCGCTGCCCGAAAGCCAGGTCTACGTGTCGAGCGTCCCGGACCTCAAGCGGCTCTGGTCGCAGGGGCGCACCAACCCGCTGGGCAAGGAGATCTGGAAGCTGGGGATCTGTTCCTCGATGCTGCGGGACTCGGACGCGATGGACCCGGCGGCCGTGCGGCGGCGCGACACCGTGCGGGACCGGGTGATCGCGTACAACGAGGTGCTCAAGGACGTGTGCGCCACCGATCGGCACTGCCGGTACGACGGCGGGGCGGTGTTCGACTACCCGTTCACCCAGGCGCAGCTGAGCCGGTGGGACTGGTTCCACCCCGGCAGGAACGGCCAGGAGCAGCTCGCGGCCATCGCCTACCGCAACGTCACGGCCGTAAGGCCCCCGGCGTAG
- a CDS encoding SMP-30/gluconolactonase/LRE family protein gives MRPEVAVRERAELGEGPTWDTAAGRLIWVDILSSRVHTFDPATGRRTVLDTGQHVGAAKPRSGGGLVVNLRDGVALYGADGAFSWLAHDPVPGRRGNDAAVAPDGALWTGTMRYDDAEGGGTLSRVAPDGTVTRTLVMSCSNGTGWSPDGSLMYHVDTPTRRIDVFDFDGELPYHRREFATIEEGAGFPDGLAVDAAGCVWVALWDGSALRRYTPDGALDRTVPLPVRRPTSCAFGGRELRDLYISTARAGLDAPHPLAGSLLVLPDAGQGLPQPAFPG, from the coding sequence ATGCGTCCGGAAGTGGCGGTACGCGAGCGGGCCGAACTCGGCGAGGGCCCCACCTGGGACACGGCGGCCGGCCGGCTGATCTGGGTGGACATCCTCTCCTCGCGGGTCCACACCTTCGACCCCGCGACCGGCCGGCGCACGGTCCTGGACACCGGGCAGCACGTCGGCGCCGCCAAACCGCGGTCCGGCGGGGGGCTGGTGGTCAACCTCAGGGACGGCGTGGCGCTCTACGGCGCCGACGGCGCCTTCTCGTGGCTGGCGCACGACCCGGTACCGGGCCGCCGTGGGAACGACGCCGCGGTCGCGCCCGACGGGGCGCTCTGGACCGGAACCATGCGGTACGACGACGCCGAGGGCGGCGGCACGCTCAGCCGTGTCGCGCCGGACGGCACGGTCACGCGGACGCTGGTGATGAGCTGCTCCAACGGCACCGGCTGGAGCCCGGACGGCTCCCTCATGTACCACGTCGACACCCCGACCCGGCGGATCGACGTGTTCGACTTCGACGGTGAACTCCCGTACCACCGAAGGGAGTTCGCGACCATCGAGGAGGGGGCGGGCTTCCCCGACGGTTTGGCGGTGGACGCGGCCGGATGTGTCTGGGTGGCGCTCTGGGACGGCTCGGCGCTCCGCCGGTACACCCCGGACGGCGCCCTCGACCGTACGGTCCCGCTGCCCGTACGGCGCCCCACCTCCTGTGCCTTCGGCGGCCGGGAACTGCGCGACCTCTACATCAGCACGGCCCGCGCGGGTCTCGACGCACCGCACCCGCTCGCCGGCTCCCTGCTGGTCCTGCCGGACGCCGGACAGGGGCTTCCACAGCCAGCGTTCCCGGGCTGA
- a CDS encoding acyl carrier protein codes for MAATQEEIVTGLAEIVNEIAGIPVEDVQLDKSFTDDLDVDSLSMVEVVVAAEERFDVKIPDDDVKNLKTVGDAAEYILKHQA; via the coding sequence ATGGCCGCCACTCAGGAAGAGATCGTCACCGGTCTCGCCGAGATCGTCAACGAGATCGCCGGTATCCCGGTCGAGGACGTCCAGCTGGACAAGTCCTTCACCGACGACCTGGACGTCGACTCGCTGTCCATGGTCGAGGTCGTCGTCGCCGCCGAAGAGCGCTTCGACGTCAAGATCCCCGACGACGACGTCAAGAACCTCAAGACCGTCGGCGATGCTGCCGAGTACATCTTGAAGCACCAGGCCTGA
- the fabF gene encoding beta-ketoacyl-ACP synthase II: MSPTNRTVVVTGIGATTPLGGDSASTWDGLLAGRSGVKPLTGERFAELPVRIAASAAVDPSEVLARPLARKLDRSAQFAVIASREAWADAGFTAKAGEDEQIRPERLGTVIASGIGGITTLLDQYDVLKEKGVRRVSPHTVPMLMPNGPSANVGLELGAQAGVHALVSACASGAEAVGYAVEMIRSGRADVVVAGGTEATIHPLPIAAFANMMAMSKKNETPETASRPYDKARDGFVLGEGSGIVVLESAEHAAARGAKVYCEVVGQGLSSDAHHIAQPEPTGRGIAAALRQLLESTDLKPAEVVHLNAHATSTPQGDIAEIKALRQVLGDELDHVAVSATKSMTGHLLGGAGGIETVATVLALHHRTAPPTINIDDLDEEIEADIVRDKPRTLPQGSISAINNSFGFGGHNVVLAFRSV, translated from the coding sequence GTGAGCCCGACCAATCGCACCGTGGTCGTCACCGGTATCGGCGCAACCACACCGCTGGGCGGCGACAGCGCATCGACCTGGGACGGACTGCTCGCAGGCCGTTCCGGCGTGAAGCCTCTCACCGGGGAGCGCTTCGCCGAACTTCCGGTCCGTATCGCCGCCTCCGCGGCTGTCGACCCGAGCGAGGTCCTGGCCCGCCCGCTCGCCCGCAAGCTGGACCGCTCGGCCCAGTTCGCGGTCATCGCGTCCCGCGAGGCGTGGGCCGACGCGGGCTTCACCGCGAAGGCGGGCGAGGACGAGCAGATCCGGCCCGAGCGGCTGGGTACGGTCATCGCCTCCGGGATCGGCGGCATCACCACCCTGCTCGACCAGTACGACGTGCTGAAGGAGAAGGGCGTCCGCCGCGTCTCCCCGCACACCGTCCCCATGCTCATGCCGAACGGTCCTTCCGCCAACGTCGGGCTCGAACTCGGCGCGCAGGCAGGGGTGCACGCACTGGTCAGCGCGTGCGCGTCCGGTGCCGAGGCCGTCGGGTACGCGGTCGAGATGATCCGTTCGGGCCGCGCCGACGTCGTCGTCGCCGGTGGCACCGAGGCGACCATCCACCCGCTGCCCATCGCGGCGTTCGCCAACATGATGGCGATGTCCAAGAAGAACGAGACGCCCGAGACGGCTTCCCGCCCGTACGACAAGGCCCGCGACGGCTTCGTCCTCGGTGAGGGTTCCGGCATCGTGGTCCTGGAGTCGGCCGAGCACGCCGCGGCGCGCGGCGCCAAGGTCTACTGCGAGGTCGTGGGCCAGGGCCTGTCCTCGGACGCCCACCACATCGCGCAGCCCGAGCCGACGGGGCGCGGCATCGCCGCGGCTCTGCGGCAGTTGCTCGAATCGACCGATCTGAAGCCGGCCGAGGTCGTGCACCTCAACGCGCACGCGACGTCCACGCCGCAGGGCGACATCGCCGAGATCAAGGCGCTCCGCCAGGTCCTCGGCGACGAGCTCGACCATGTCGCGGTCTCCGCCACGAAGTCGATGACCGGGCACCTGCTCGGCGGCGCCGGTGGCATCGAGACCGTCGCGACGGTGCTGGCGCTGCACCACCGCACGGCCCCGCCGACCATCAACATCGACGACCTCGACGAGGAGATCGAAGCGGACATCGTGCGCGACAAGCCGCGCACGCTGCCCCAGGGTTCGATCTCGGCGATCAACAACTCGTTCGGATTCGGCGGGCACAACGTGGTGCTCGCGTTCCGCTCGGTCTGA
- a CDS encoding NADP-dependent oxidoreductase, whose amino-acid sequence MSASPTTSREWHLTARPNGWPTPADFALREVPVTEPAEGRILVRNRYFSVDPYMRGRMNDVKSYVPPFQLGKPMDGGAVGEVIASAADGFAVGDHVVHGLGWREVSDVPAAHATKVDTSLAPLSAYLGVLGMTGLTAYAGLFDVASFKEGDTVFVSGAAGAVGNQVGQMAKLRGAARVVGSAGSDEKVRHLVEDLGFDAAFNYKNGPVREQLEAAAPDGIDVYFDNVGGDHLEAALSSFNVHGRATICGMIAAYNNTEPTPGPRNMALIIGKRLRLQGMLVNDHAALQPQFVKDVAGWIASGELKYEETVVEGVEQGVEAFLGMLRGENTGKMIVAVNQ is encoded by the coding sequence ATGTCCGCATCCCCCACGACGAGCCGCGAATGGCACCTCACCGCCCGTCCGAACGGCTGGCCCACCCCGGCGGACTTCGCCCTGCGCGAGGTCCCGGTGACCGAGCCCGCCGAGGGCCGGATCCTGGTCCGTAACCGCTACTTCTCGGTCGACCCCTACATGCGCGGCAGGATGAACGACGTGAAGTCGTACGTCCCGCCCTTCCAGCTCGGCAAGCCGATGGACGGCGGCGCGGTCGGCGAGGTCATCGCCTCCGCCGCGGACGGGTTCGCCGTCGGTGACCACGTCGTCCACGGGCTCGGCTGGCGCGAGGTGTCGGACGTACCGGCCGCGCACGCCACCAAGGTCGACACCTCGCTCGCCCCGCTCTCCGCGTACCTCGGCGTGCTCGGCATGACGGGCCTCACCGCCTATGCGGGCCTCTTCGACGTCGCCTCCTTCAAGGAGGGCGACACCGTCTTCGTCTCGGGCGCGGCCGGCGCCGTCGGTAACCAGGTCGGCCAGATGGCGAAGCTCAGGGGCGCCGCGCGCGTCGTCGGTTCGGCGGGCTCCGACGAGAAGGTCAGGCACCTCGTCGAGGACCTCGGCTTCGACGCCGCGTTCAACTACAAGAACGGCCCGGTCCGCGAGCAGTTGGAGGCCGCCGCCCCCGACGGCATCGACGTCTACTTCGACAACGTCGGCGGGGACCACCTCGAAGCCGCGCTCTCCTCCTTCAACGTGCACGGCCGCGCGACCATCTGCGGCATGATCGCGGCCTACAACAACACCGAGCCGACGCCGGGCCCGCGCAACATGGCCCTGATCATCGGCAAGCGGCTGCGGCTCCAGGGCATGCTCGTCAACGACCACGCCGCGCTCCAGCCGCAGTTCGTCAAGGACGTCGCGGGCTGGATCGCCTCCGGCGAGCTGAAGTACGAGGAGACGGTGGTCGAGGGCGTCGAGCAGGGCGTCGAGGCGTTCCTCGGCATGCTGCGCGGGGAGAACACCGGGAAGATGATCGTCGCGGTCAACCAGTAG
- a CDS encoding EI24 domain-containing protein, with product MGELGAGFGYLVKGHRWVARHGKQYGFALLPGLVTLVLYIAALIALVFWADDVTAWATPFADGWNSPWLGLFRGFLTALLWALFLLLAVISFTAVTLLIGDPFYEALSERVDASDGYAAHGSGLPLWRDLWVSARDSVRVLVRVTFYGLLLFAAGFVPAVGQTVVPVIGFCVSGFFLAEELTAVALQRRGMEFKARLALLKSRRLRTLGFGVPLTLAFLVPLVAVFLMPGAVAGATMLARDLVGEEPVAAPEPEPELEPEPAPEPVRTTGEAPGPAAS from the coding sequence ATGGGTGAACTCGGGGCGGGCTTCGGTTATCTCGTGAAGGGCCATCGCTGGGTCGCCCGGCACGGCAAGCAGTACGGATTCGCGCTGCTGCCCGGCCTGGTCACCCTGGTGCTCTACATCGCCGCGCTGATCGCGCTCGTCTTCTGGGCGGACGACGTGACCGCCTGGGCCACACCGTTCGCCGACGGCTGGAACTCCCCCTGGCTCGGGCTGTTCCGCGGCTTCCTGACGGCGCTGCTCTGGGCGCTCTTCCTGCTGTTGGCCGTCATCTCCTTCACCGCGGTGACACTGCTCATCGGCGATCCCTTCTACGAGGCGCTCTCGGAGCGGGTCGACGCGTCGGACGGCTACGCGGCCCACGGGTCCGGACTGCCGCTCTGGCGTGACCTGTGGGTCTCGGCGCGCGACAGCGTCCGCGTCCTGGTACGGGTGACGTTCTACGGGCTGCTGCTCTTCGCCGCGGGATTCGTCCCGGCCGTCGGCCAGACGGTCGTCCCGGTGATCGGCTTCTGCGTCTCGGGCTTCTTCCTCGCGGAGGAGCTGACAGCGGTGGCGCTGCAACGCCGGGGCATGGAGTTCAAGGCGCGGCTGGCCCTGCTGAAGAGCCGCCGCCTGCGCACGCTCGGCTTCGGCGTCCCGCTGACGCTGGCCTTCCTGGTGCCGCTGGTCGCCGTCTTCCTGATGCCGGGTGCGGTGGCGGGGGCGACGATGCTGGCCCGCGACCTGGTCGGCGAGGAGCCGGTGGCGGCGCCCGAACCGGAACCCGAACTCGAACCGGAACCGGCCCCGGAGCCCGTACGGACGACCGGTGAGGCACCGGGGCCCGCCGCGTCCTGA
- a CDS encoding ACP S-malonyltransferase yields MLVLVAPGQGAQTPGFLTPWLDLPGAADRIAAWSDAIGLDLAHYGTKADADAIRDTAVAQPLLVAAGLLSAAALGDLVPGAVAGHSVGEITAAAFAGVLDDTAALGFVRTRGLAMAEAAAVTETGMAALLGGDPEVVLPHLEKLGLTPANVNGAGQIVAAGTAEQLAALAEDKPEGVRRVLPLKVAGAFHTRHMAPAVAGLGSAAQDLTVADPAVPYVSNADGKVVTGGADVIARLVNQVSNPVRWDLCMETFQELGATALIEVCPGGTLVGIAKRAMPGVRTLALKTPDDLDAARALIAETQSPAADAAGA; encoded by the coding sequence GTGCTCGTACTCGTCGCTCCCGGCCAAGGCGCTCAGACGCCCGGCTTCCTGACTCCCTGGCTCGACCTCCCCGGCGCTGCCGACCGCATCGCCGCGTGGTCGGACGCCATCGGGCTCGACCTTGCCCACTACGGCACGAAGGCCGACGCGGACGCCATCCGCGACACCGCCGTGGCCCAGCCGCTGCTGGTCGCCGCCGGTCTGCTGTCCGCCGCCGCGCTGGGTGACCTCGTGCCCGGCGCCGTCGCCGGACACAGCGTCGGCGAGATCACGGCCGCCGCTTTCGCCGGTGTCCTGGACGACACCGCCGCGCTCGGTTTCGTACGGACGCGTGGACTCGCCATGGCCGAGGCCGCCGCCGTCACGGAGACCGGGATGGCCGCGCTGCTCGGCGGCGACCCCGAGGTCGTCCTGCCGCACCTGGAGAAGCTCGGGCTGACCCCGGCGAACGTGAACGGTGCGGGCCAGATCGTGGCCGCGGGCACCGCCGAACAGCTCGCCGCGCTCGCCGAGGACAAGCCGGAGGGCGTACGACGCGTCCTGCCGCTCAAGGTCGCGGGCGCCTTCCACACGCGCCACATGGCTCCGGCGGTCGCCGGGCTCGGCAGCGCCGCGCAGGACCTGACCGTCGCCGATCCGGCCGTGCCGTACGTGTCGAACGCCGACGGCAAGGTGGTCACCGGTGGCGCCGATGTCATCGCCCGTCTGGTCAACCAGGTCTCGAACCCGGTGCGGTGGGACCTGTGCATGGAGACCTTCCAGGAGCTGGGCGCCACCGCGCTCATCGAGGTCTGCCCCGGCGGCACCCTCGTGGGCATCGCCAAGCGCGCCATGCCGGGCGTACGGACGCTGGCGCTGAAGACACCCGACGACCTCGACGCGGCCCGCGCCCTCATCGCCGAGACCCAATCACCTGCCGCTGACGCGGCCGGGGCCTAA
- a CDS encoding DUF3145 domain-containing protein encodes MTTRGVLYVHSAPRALCPHVEWAVAGVLGARVNLDWIRQPASPGTWRSEFSWQGETGTASKLASALRGWNLLRFEVTSEPCPTAEGERYSATPELGIYHAVTGMHGDILIPEDRLRAALARSLGGESDLEAEIARLLGKPWDDELEPFRYAGEGAPVRWLHQVV; translated from the coding sequence GTGACGACACGTGGAGTTCTGTACGTGCACTCCGCACCGCGCGCGCTCTGCCCGCACGTTGAATGGGCAGTGGCGGGTGTTCTCGGTGCGCGGGTCAATCTCGACTGGATCAGGCAGCCCGCCTCTCCCGGCACCTGGAGATCGGAATTCTCCTGGCAGGGCGAGACGGGCACCGCGTCCAAACTCGCCTCGGCGCTGCGTGGCTGGAACCTGCTGCGCTTCGAGGTGACCTCGGAGCCGTGCCCCACGGCGGAGGGCGAGCGGTACAGCGCCACGCCCGAGCTCGGCATCTACCACGCCGTCACCGGCATGCACGGCGACATCCTGATCCCCGAGGACCGGCTGCGCGCCGCACTCGCGCGGTCACTGGGCGGCGAGAGCGACCTGGAGGCCGAGATCGCCCGCCTGCTCGGCAAGCCGTGGGACGACGAGCTGGAGCCGTTCAGGTACGCGGGCGAGGGCGCCCCGGTGCGCTGGCTGCACCAAGTCGTCTAG
- a CDS encoding ketoacyl-ACP synthase III produces the protein MAKIKPSQGSPYARIMGVGGYRPTRVVPNEVILETIDSSDEWIRSRSGIATRHWASDEETVAAMSIEASGKAIADAGITADQIGGVIVSTVSHFKQTPAIATEIAHKLGTDKAPAFDISAGCAGFGYGLTLAKGMVVEGSAEYVLVIGVERLSDLTDLEDRATAFLFGDGAGAVVVGPSDEPRIGPTVWGSEGDKSETIKQTVPWTDYRDGKGRAKFPAITQEGQAVFRWAVFEMAKVAQQALDAAGITADDLDVFIPHQANMRIIDSMVKTLKLPEHVTVARDIETTGNTSAASIPLAMERLLATGQAKSGDTALVIGFGAGLVYAAAVVTLP, from the coding sequence ATGGCGAAGATCAAGCCCAGCCAGGGCTCCCCGTACGCACGCATCATGGGCGTCGGCGGCTACCGCCCGACCCGGGTGGTGCCCAACGAGGTGATCCTGGAGACGATCGACTCGTCCGACGAGTGGATCCGCTCCCGCTCCGGCATCGCGACCCGCCACTGGGCCTCCGACGAGGAGACCGTGGCAGCGATGTCCATCGAGGCGTCCGGCAAGGCCATCGCCGACGCCGGAATCACCGCCGACCAGATCGGCGGGGTGATCGTCTCGACCGTCTCGCACTTCAAGCAGACCCCGGCCATCGCCACCGAGATCGCGCACAAGCTCGGCACCGACAAGGCCCCGGCCTTCGACATCTCCGCCGGCTGCGCGGGCTTCGGTTACGGACTGACGCTCGCCAAGGGCATGGTCGTCGAGGGCTCCGCCGAGTACGTACTCGTCATCGGCGTCGAGCGGCTCAGCGACCTCACCGACCTGGAGGACCGCGCGACGGCCTTCCTCTTCGGCGACGGCGCGGGCGCGGTCGTGGTCGGCCCCTCCGACGAGCCGCGCATAGGGCCCACGGTATGGGGCTCCGAGGGCGACAAGTCCGAGACCATCAAGCAGACCGTGCCCTGGACGGACTACCGGGACGGCAAGGGCCGCGCCAAGTTCCCTGCGATCACGCAGGAGGGCCAAGCGGTGTTCCGCTGGGCCGTGTTCGAGATGGCGAAGGTTGCCCAGCAGGCGCTGGACGCGGCCGGAATCACCGCGGACGACCTGGACGTCTTCATCCCGCACCAGGCCAACATGCGGATCATCGACTCGATGGTGAAGACACTGAAGCTGCCGGAGCACGTCACGGTCGCCCGTGACATCGAGACCACCGGCAACACCTCGGCAGCCTCGATCCCGCTCGCGATGGAGCGGCTCCTGGCGACCGGTCAGGCGAAGAGCGGCGACACGGCGCTGGTCATCGGCTTCGGGGCGGGTCTCGTCTACGCCGCGGCGGTCGTTACCCTCCCCTAG
- a CDS encoding MarR family winged helix-turn-helix transcriptional regulator, translated as MATRTDPLTLEVVELIGDVVSRYYEEYDEVAAGHALTGAQARVLGLLSIEAMPMRRLAQKLKCEPSNVTGIVDRLETRGLVERRPDPADRRVKLAAVTDRGRQTSALLRGSLTFAREPLGELSAEERTVLRDLLRRMLGGTADQPPAKP; from the coding sequence ATGGCCACTCGTACAGACCCACTGACCCTCGAAGTCGTCGAGCTGATCGGTGACGTCGTCTCCCGGTACTACGAGGAGTACGACGAAGTGGCTGCCGGACACGCGCTGACCGGAGCCCAGGCCCGGGTGCTCGGTCTGCTCTCCATCGAGGCCATGCCGATGCGCCGTCTCGCGCAGAAGCTGAAGTGCGAGCCGTCGAACGTCACGGGGATCGTCGACCGGCTGGAGACGCGCGGCCTGGTCGAGCGCCGCCCCGATCCGGCCGACCGCCGGGTCAAGCTCGCCGCTGTCACGGACCGGGGCAGGCAGACGTCGGCCCTGCTGCGCGGCTCGCTGACGTTCGCCCGGGAACCGCTGGGCGAGCTGTCCGCCGAAGAACGCACGGTGCTGCGCGATCTGCTGCGGCGGATGCTCGGCGGCACGGCGGACCAGCCACCGGCCAAGCCCTGA